The Limnospira fusiformis SAG 85.79 genomic interval GCCGTTGAACCATCACCCTGTTCAAAGGATTCAAAAATACGATGATGTTTTTCTGGGAGAATACCAATACCAGTATCAGAAATATTAATCACAGCCATGGAGTTATTCGCGTCTGTATCTAACACCGAGGCGGTAATTTTCACAGTTCCCGAATCGGTAAACTTAATGGCATTACCAATTAAATTATACAGAATCTGTTGGAGGCGATTTTCATCAGCATTAACCGCCGGAAAATCATCAGGTATTTCATTAATTAACTCAATATCTTTATTGCCAATCAGAGGTTTACTTAGCACTACAACAACTTCGACAATTTCCCGCAGACCTAAAGGTTGCAGTTGTAGTTCTAAGGTTTGATGGCGCAATTTGGAGAAGTCAAGAATATCATTAACTAGAGTAGATAAACGATGTCCACTTTTAGCAATCATAGACAAGTTTTGGCGCTGAAGTTCTGTTAAAGGTCCCGCGACACCATCCAGCATTGATTCCGACAAGCCAATCATACCATTAAGAGGAGTACGCAGTTCATGGGATGTATTAGCGAGAAACTCATCTTTGAGTTCATCCATACGCTTGAGAGCATCGTTTTTCTCTTTCAATTGCTTGGTAAAGTTTTGGCGTTCAATCTCGGCTTGTCGGCGCTGAGTAATATCTTCAAAAACTCCAATTCCATAAACAATATCTTCTTCACTATCAAAAATTGGTGTAGCCATCAGGGAACAGCAAATAGTTTGATCTGGGTGACGAATTTCGATATTTTCAATGGGAACAGTTTTGCCTTTTAATGCCCTAACTAACGGCAATGCTTTGGTGGGATAAAGCTGGTCTGTGCTACTTAAATATAAATGATTTATCTCGGCAAATTCTTCTAAAGAAACCTCTGGGATATGTTCAGCCCTGAATAATTTTTTTAACTTTTGATTGGCATAGTATATCTTGCCATGTTTATCATAAACTAAAACGCCAACTGGCAAGGCTTCTAGGAATTGTTTAAGCCAATATTCTCGGTCAGAAAGCTGGCGATTTAATGCTTCACTGAGGCTGTTTTGGGCTTCTAATTCACTAAAAGATTGCCGAATTTGTGCGGCCATTTGATTAAAAGATTCAGCTAATTCTCCGACTTCTTGACAACGGGAAATATGGACGGTATGTTCCCAATCACCTTGGGCAAATTTCCGGGCTGCTTTATTTAAGTTAACTATCGGTCTAGTTACCCGACTAGCCATGAATATACCGATACAAATCGTAATAGCTAAAGCCACAAGAGATAGCATAAAAGTGATTTTGGCATTATGATTAATTCTGCCCATAAAATCTGACTCTGGCATGACGACGACAATCAGCCAATTTAACCCCCATTTATCCTGATAACGCACGACATCAAGAAACTGCTTTTCTCCGTTGATATAAAAGCTACTTTGATGGCTGGTTTTAATCTGGCTTAAATGTTCAAAATTTTGGCTAAAATATGCTGCTGTGCCGCTAATTATGGGGTGATTAACCTGGGAAATATGCAGGCGTTGGGCTACATTTTGATCATCCATTGTATAGGGGGGAAAATTAGTGGAGGAAGCCACTAATAAACCGGAGGATTCCACAATAAAAACTTCCCCATTTGGGCTAACTTCCAAACCTCCCAAAAAATCATTAATTAAAGTTAGCACAAAATCCACCCCAATCACGCCGATCAATTGACCTTGACTGTCAGAAAGTGGATGGGATGCAGTAATCCCTAATTTACCATTGGGAAAGGCATAAATTGGACTCCAATTTGGTGCATTTAAGGCGAGAGTTTTAGTGTACCAAGGTCGGATTCGCGGGTCATAGATAGTTTGATTATAAAAATCACCTCGCGCGCCTTCTGGTGTGATCATATAATATAAGCGATTCGGTGATTCTTCGACACTTTTGGCTCGAAAAGAACCATCAGATTCCCGACTCACATAAATAAATTGCCCTTGTTCATTGCCAATATAGACAGCATAGACATTCTCAAAAAGTTGTATAATTCTCCATAAGAATTTTTCGGATCTTTCAATATCATCAAAGCTAATATCTCCTTGAATAGTATCTTTAATCAGAATTTCAGATAAAAGATGGGGACGTTGTAACAATTTGGCTAGATTACTTTTGACGCGATTAGTTGCTTGCTCACTCAGTTGGTTAGCTATATCCATAACCGCCTGCTGACCGTTGCGCCAAGATAGATATCCTGTGACTCCCACTGTGGCGAATAGCTGAAGCACAAAAGGAACAATAATTATCTGTTTGAGAGGGACTTGCTCAAATAGGTTAGAGGTTCTCTGCTTTAATAATTTGATTAACATAGGTTCAGATTACAAAGGGGTGAAATCACAGTATGGATGATCAACTCTGATTGATTACTCATCATCCCAGTTAGTTTTGAGGTGGCTACCCTCGATGATTCGATGAACCCCAAATTATGGCTACAAGATGTCATTGGCATGATTTTTTCCCGGTTATTGAGGGTCGGAAAGTTCCATAACGCCAGGTTTCAAGGGAGTAAATATAATCATATCAGATCCAATGACGGCATTACGAGCTAAAAGCTGACGATCGCGATCTCGGATTTCCAGACGAGTAAAATCGAGCGATCGCACTTGCTTAAATAATTGATTAGCCAAACGACTTTGATATTTAGATTCTAGCTGATACCATCGATCGCTAACCTCAACTTCTAATAAACTCCCGGCAAAATTCGCTTTAACTGACCCAATAAAATCCTCGCCATAGGCTGTAGTTAGTTTAGCAAGGCGATCGCGAATTGAGTTGGTTAAAGAAGGTTCCACAGTCAAAGTAGAAGCAATCAAACCCACAGGTTCCGCCGCCTTCGGGGTAATTAGTTCTGGAGGTAAACGACCCGGCTCTATTTCGGTTTCCGGGTTCGGGGGTTCGCCTTCAGGAACTTCTGGGGTTTCTGGTTCGGCTTTGGGTTCGGTTTTCGGTTCGGAAATAGTTTCCGCAGTGACGGGGACCTGTGGCGGTGTCTCGGTTGTGGTCACTGGTGGGATGTCCTCAACTCTCTGATAATTGGTAGCGGTTTCCGGTCCAGACTTCGAGAACAGCAGCAGTCCTACACCAAATATGACTAATAAAATTGCACCCCACCACCAAACATAACCACGGCGACGACGGGGAATTTGAGGGTCGGCTTCCAATTGGTCAATGGTGCCTTCCAAAATTTTAATGATTTTCCGTAATAATGCGATCGCCAAATCCCGCCAAGGGTGACGTTGAGACCTAGGCGGTGGTGAATAGGGTAATGGTCGCTTGGGTTCAGAAGACTGCGATCGTTCCGTGGACATATTGGAGTTTCCATCAAGGCTGCTGCATAGTAGCTATCGCTCAATTTACCTTAGCGATCGCCACTTAATCAATTTTCTGGAAAATTTGCCAATACCCTCGTGATTAGTTGGAGTTGATGATTTTGCTCATGGAGTGATATGGTCATGACCCTGCGAGGGTATATTGCAGCCTTTGTGTAGATAGAAACCGGATTTAGCCAAAAGGTATCGTATATACAAATATACAAGTTAGGCATTTTACTGCCTTTTAGTCGGAAAAACTAAGCCAGCACTGGCATTTCTAGGTTAGTTTCCTCAAAACTCAGAGCCACAAGGGGGCTAGATATCCGACTTGCAGATCGTTGGAGACTTACTATAAAAGACAGGTTAGGCATTTCTTCGTGGCAGTGTTGGCAGTACCAATAAATTCGGTTATGGTTGATATGCCTTAACATAGGTGAACCACAGCAAGGACAGGTACTCATAATTTAAAACTCCAAGTTGATCAAAGTTGATGGTTAACGCGGATTTATTAAGCTCTGTTTACCCAGTCTAGGTAGCCTTTGTGAATAAGTTGTGAAGTATTATCTACATTTTCTGATGCGCCATATTACCGATCGCAATTGCTAATTGATTTCAAAATATGCTAACAAGATTTGTATTCAATTACACCAATCTATCAATTTCCCTATTCCCAAAAATTTCTGGTACATTCGCGATCGCTCACTGTTATAACATTATACACAAATTGCCTGGAATTAAGTTAAGGAAAAACTAAATCTATCCTATCAACAGGTTAAAATCCCTGATCCCCGCATGACTCTGGGAGGCTATGGCCTGGGGGTTACAGTAGAAAATCAGTGCTTAACTGTCTACCTAGCCAACATTCCCCCAACCACATAGCGATCGCTATCTTTAGAAAAATTTAATCAAGTTTTTTTTATCGAGTTATGGTAAAATATTATGGGTGTCGGAATCATGGATTTGGGCAGCCAACTCGCTGATATTTAACCTAGTTTTGCTGGGGATTAATATCAATAAAACATGAAAATCAACGGAGTTTCCCTTAGTTAAGCGATGTT includes:
- a CDS encoding response regulator — protein: MLIKLLKQRTSNLFEQVPLKQIIIVPFVLQLFATVGVTGYLSWRNGQQAVMDIANQLSEQATNRVKSNLAKLLQRPHLLSEILIKDTIQGDISFDDIERSEKFLWRIIQLFENVYAVYIGNEQGQFIYVSRESDGSFRAKSVEESPNRLYYMITPEGARGDFYNQTIYDPRIRPWYTKTLALNAPNWSPIYAFPNGKLGITASHPLSDSQGQLIGVIGVDFVLTLINDFLGGLEVSPNGEVFIVESSGLLVASSTNFPPYTMDDQNVAQRLHISQVNHPIISGTAAYFSQNFEHLSQIKTSHQSSFYINGEKQFLDVVRYQDKWGLNWLIVVVMPESDFMGRINHNAKITFMLSLVALAITICIGIFMASRVTRPIVNLNKAARKFAQGDWEHTVHISRCQEVGELAESFNQMAAQIRQSFSELEAQNSLSEALNRQLSDREYWLKQFLEALPVGVLVYDKHGKIYYANQKLKKLFRAEHIPEVSLEEFAEINHLYLSSTDQLYPTKALPLVRALKGKTVPIENIEIRHPDQTICCSLMATPIFDSEEDIVYGIGVFEDITQRRQAEIERQNFTKQLKEKNDALKRMDELKDEFLANTSHELRTPLNGMIGLSESMLDGVAGPLTELQRQNLSMIAKSGHRLSTLVNDILDFSKLRHQTLELQLQPLGLREIVEVVVVLSKPLIGNKDIELINEIPDDFPAVNADENRLQQILYNLIGNAIKFTDSGTVKITASVLDTDANNSMAVINISDTGIGILPEKHHRIFESFEQGDGSTARQYGGTGLGLAITKQLVELHQGKIWLDSVVGSGSTFSFTLPISEEIPETTAKADSLLVNEAALVNADVLWDAAIPETENNQSMAGSKLAPDNNQFKILIVDDDPINLQVLANYLYLENYAVTQATNGMEALKILESGFIPDLILLDVMMPRMTGYEVTEKIREDWPPHQLPIMMLTAKNRISDLVVGLELGANDYLSKPLNKEELLARIKTHIRIKKLRTEKAHIRKTFGRYVTDEVVANLLESHERLQLGGERRTITILTSDLRGFTATSERLNPEEVVKILNFYLSTMADIITHYNGTIDEFMGDGILVLFGAPNVREDDPQRAIACAVAMQLAMESINQTMKAWGYANLEMGIGVHTGEVVVGNIGSEKRTKYGVVGKNVNLTYRIESYTTGGQILISESTLEAVGRMARITGEKQVQPKGVQKPITIYELGGVGVPYNLYLKREKELFVVLPEPISLQYTVLEGKHVGENVFSGTIVELSAREAKVQAESEDEAYLPLPMTNIKLNFSSDMCGSGAEDVYAKVLEYPAEPGHFYIHFTAKSPELEAKLTAIYQGLS